The nucleotide window TAGGAGAGGGATTGAAAACGGCTCTGCTTCGTTAGCTCTTGTCTTCGAAATAATCGTTTCGCGTTGCTTCAGGTAGGCTCGCTTTTGTTCTTTGCGGCGCGATCCGATGCCGCCGTGGCTCCGCCACCGACGCTCATCCGGTTTAGCGACAGGCGCATGCCCTGAGTCGGGATCGGCGCGCGCTTCGAGCTGAGTGTGCGCGAATTGACTCCCATCCATGAAATTTCCGACGACAGCCGTCCGTACTCGATCTTCGGACAGCGGTTCATCACCACCTTGAGGCCGGCGGCTTCGGCCTTCGCGGCAGCCACGTCGTCGCGCGCGCCGAGTTGCATCCAGATCACTTTCGGCAACGGCGATAATGTCAGGGCCTCGTCGACAACGGGCATGATGTGGCTGGAATTGCGGAAGATGTCGATCATGTCGACGGGACGGCCGATATCGGACAGCGAGGCGACGAAGGGTTTGCCGAGCAGGCTCTTTCCGACGTGACCGGGATTGACAGGAACCATGTCGTAACCGCGCTGGGCCAGATATTTGAACGCAAAGTAGCTCGGCCGCACATTGACCGGCGAGGCCCCCACCATCGCGATCGACTTCACGGAGTTGAGGATGCCGCGGATGTAATTGTCGTCATATGCGTCGTGGTTCATTTTCAATTCCTGTCATTCCGGGGCTCGCGGCGCGAGAACCCGGAATCTCGAGATTCTCACTTGCGCAATCGCGCACTATAGTTCGATGCTGCGCATCGCCCCGGAATGACGACGCTCTGCATCGTCACTTATCCTGCCATTTCGGTTCACGTTTCTCGATGAAGGCGCCGATGCCTTCCTCGGCGTCGCGCGCCATCATGTTCTCGGTCATCACTTCCGCCGCATAGCGATACGCATCGGCAAGGCTCATTTCGGCCTGGCGATAGAACGCCTCCTTGCCGAGCTTGACGGTATAGGCGGATTTCAGCGCGACCTTCTGCGCCAGTGCGATCGCCGCATCGCGCTCGGTGCCGGCGGCGACCACGCGGTTGACGAGGCCGATATTCTTCGCCACGGCCGCCGAAATCGGCTCGCCGGTCAGCAGCATCTCCATCGCTTGCTTGCGCGGGACGTTGCGCGACAGTGCCACCATGGGCGTCGAGCAGAACAGACCGATATCGACGCCCGGGGTGGCGAAGCCTGCGGCCTCGGAGGCGACCGCGAGATCGCAGCTTGCCACAAGTTGGCAGCCGGCGGCAGTCGCAATGCCCTGCACGGCGGCGACGACGGGCTTCGGCAGGTGCACGACAGCCTGCATCATCGCGCTGCAGGCGTTCATGATCTGCCCGAAATAGGCGCGGCCGCGGTCGGCGTCGCTGCGGCGCGCGGTCAATTCCTTCATGTCGTGGCCGGCGGAGAAGGCTGGACCGTTCGCCGCGATGACGACGGCGCGGACGCTGTTGTCGTCGTGGATTGCCTTCAGCGCGCCGTGCAGCTCGGCGATCAAGGCTTCCGACAGGCTGTTGCGCGCGGCCGGCCGGTTGAGCGTGAGTACACGGATGCTGCCGACATTTTCCTGCAGCAGGATCGGCGGTTGCGGCGTGGGCGCGCGAGCAGTCTGGACGGACATCTCTGAGGTTTCCCCTCCAAGATTTTCATTTTGGCTTTGATGACAACGTAATGTAACAGGCAGCCTTAATCGAGGGGCAGGGGTGACATGGCAGCAGCGAAAATGAGCGTGGCTGAGCTGGAGAAGTTCCTTCGTGAGGAATTTCCCCAGGCCTTCAGCGACGGCGATATCACCATCGAGAGCGCCGATGGCGAGACCTGCCTGCTGCGGCGGCGCTATGACGAGCGAATGCTGCGTCCAGGCGGCACCGTGTCGGGGCCGACGCTGATGGCGATGGCTGATTTCGCGATGTATGTGGTGCTGCTCTCGGCGATCGGCCCAGTGGGGCTGGCGGTAACGACCAATCTCAACATCAATTTCCTGCGCAAGGGCCTGCCGGGGCAGGACGTGCTGGCCGCAGCGCGCCTGCTCAAGCTCGGCAAGCGGCTGGCGGTTGGCGAGGTCAACCTGCTGTCGGGCTCGTCGCCCGATCCCATCGCCCATGTGACGGCGACCTATTCCATTCCAAATACGTAGGGTTTCGAGAGGTAGTATTGCACCATATTTTTAAGCTGTTGTTTTTATTGATGTAAATCGCAAGCATTGATGTTGACTGTCAACATTCGGTCTTCTAGAAAACCGGCAGTTCGGCGCATCTGGCGCCGATTTCCATTTTCACGGATTTCCTCACATGAAAACCTATTCGGCAAAGCCCGCCGAGGTGACGAAGAAGTGGGTCTTGATCGACGCCAAAGGTCTGGTGGTCGGCCGTCTCGCCACCCTCGTCGCGATGCGCCTGCGCGGCAAACATCTGCCCACCTATACGCCGCATGTCGATTGCGGTGACAACGTCATCATTATCAACGCAGCGCATGTGGTGCTGACCGGTCGCAAGCGCGACAACAAGGTCTACTACAAGCACACCGGCTTCATCGGCGGCATCAAGGAACGCACCGCGAAGTCGATCCTCGAGGGCCGTTTCCCCGAGCGCGTGGTCGAGAAGGCCATCGAGCGCATGATTCCGCGCGGTCCGCTCGGCCGCGTGCAGATGGGCAATCTGCGCGTTTACCCCGGCGCCGAACATCCGCATGAAGCCCAGCAGCCCGAGAAGGTTGATATCGCTTCGATGAACCGCAAGAACATGAGGGCCGCATAAGATGTCGGATACCATGCAGTCGCTCGACCAGTTGGCGTCGTTGAAGACGGCCGCTCCGGAAGCGCCGAAATACGTCAAGAAGGTCGACAAATACGGCCGCGCCTATGCCACCGGCAAGCGCAAGGACGCGGTCGCCCGCGTCTGGATCAAGCCGGGCGCCGGCAAGATCACGGTCAACACCCGCGAAGTCGAGATCTACTTCGCCCGTCCGGTGCTACGCATGCTGATCCAGCAGCCGCTGGTCGCGGCCGCGCGTGCCGGCCAGTACGACGTCATCTGCACGGTCGCCGGCGGCGGTCTGTCGGGCCAGGCGGGTGCCGTGCGTCACGGCATCTCGAAGGCGCTGACCAACTTCGAGCCGGATCTGCGCGGCGTGCTGAAGAAGGGCGGCTTCCTGACCCGCGACTCCCGCACCGTGGAGCGCAAGAAGTACGGCCGGGCCAAAGCGCGCAAGTCGTTCCAGTTCTCGAAGCGCTAATTGCTTCGCTAAAATTTGCAGCGGATTGCTGCATTCACCAGACGAAAAGAGGGCGCCGATCGGCGCCCTTTTTGCTTACCATTTAGTGATGGGTTACCACGGATTTTCGTGAAAACTTGCTTACCCGCACTCACGAAATTGGAACACGGCCCTCCTAGTGTCCGCGATGCGATGGCGCGAAATTGCATTTTCAGTGTGCGCCGAACAAGTTGCATCACACGCGTTCGGGTGAGCCCATGTCGTTCGATACTTCAACGCTGTATTTATTTGCCACGATGGTTGCAGGCATGCTCGGGGCCATGCTGCTGCTGTTCGGCAAGCAGGAAAACATTCCCGCCTTGAAGTGGTGGGGGACGGCCTATCTGCTTGGCGCATCGTCGGTGGCGATCTGGACCATCGGCGGCGCCACACTCGGCGAGCCGCTGTTGCTGGCGCTGCATGCGCTTGGTTTCGTGGCCTGCGGCATGGTCTGGAACGCCTCGCGCGTATTCCACGGCCGCAAGCCCAATCTACCGGGACTTTTCCTCGGCGCGACCGCCTGGGTCGGTACGGTGCTGGCTTTGCCGTCCTTGAATCCCGCCATGCGGCTCATTATCGGTGCGGCGATCGTCGCGATCTACGCGGGGCTGACGGCTTCTGAATTGTGGAGCGAACGGCGGCGGACGATGCAGAAGCGCTGGCCGACGCTTGTCGTGCCCGTCATGCATGGTTGCGTGCTAGCGCTGCCGATCCTGCTCGGCAGCCTGCTGCGCCCGCATGACGAGAGCTTCACCAGCAGCATCTGGGTGACGGCATTCTCGATCGAATTGATCCTGTATGCGATCGGCACCGTGTTCGTCATCTTCATGCTGGTGTCGGATCGCGCCGTGACGGTGCACAAGACCGCGGCCTCGGTCGATCCCTTGAGCGGAATGTTGAACCGCCGCGGCTTTTCGGAAGCCTGTAACCGGGTGATCGAACGCGAGGCCGCCGCAGGGCGGCCGGTGACGGTGATGATTTTCGACATCGACCATTTCAAGAGCATCAACGACCGCTTCGGCCATCCCGCGGGCGACGAGATCCTCAAATTGTTCTCGACCGTCGTGATCAGCAATTTGCGCATCAGCGATCTGTCGGGGCGCATCGGTGGCGAGGAGTTCGCGGCATTGTTGGCGTGTCCGCTGGAAGAGGGTGTGATCGTGGCCGAGCGCGTGCGCGAGGCGTTCGAGGCGTCCAACATTGTCTGCGAGGAGGGCCCGGTCGACACCACCGTCAGCATCGGCGTCGCCGGCGGTCCGGCGGGCACGGAACTCGAAGTGTTGCTGGCGGCAGCCGATACCGCGCTCTATCAGGCCAAGCGTACTGGCCGTAACCGGGTCGAGGCGGCGGAAGAGCTGCCGCTGTCGCTCGAGAAGTGGCGGCGCAAGACGGCCGGCCGCGCAGCCTCCGCACGGCAGGCGCCGGCAGCGACTTGAACGTGCTGCTCAAACAAGGCGATATCTCGGGAGACTGATCCAACACTTTGGATCGCTCTCCATGGGATGGAGGCCTGTGGTAACCTCCCGTTTACCATTCCATCCCTATCATCTGCACATGGATTCATCCCGCAGATCAAACCCACAGGCTGCCCTGATATCGCTCGAAGCGGCTGCAGCCTCCGCCCGCGGCGGTTTCGGCTGCATGTTCTCGACCTCGGAAGAATTCGAGATGGCGCTCATCACCGAGCGCCGTGCGCAGGGGCGTTACGTTCAGCGCAGAATGCGC belongs to Bradyrhizobium icense and includes:
- a CDS encoding CoA-binding protein, which codes for MNHDAYDDNYIRGILNSVKSIAMVGASPVNVRPSYFAFKYLAQRGYDMVPVNPGHVGKSLLGKPFVASLSDIGRPVDMIDIFRNSSHIMPVVDEALTLSPLPKVIWMQLGARDDVAAAKAEAAGLKVVMNRCPKIEYGRLSSEISWMGVNSRTLSSKRAPIPTQGMRLSLNRMSVGGGATAASDRAAKNKSEPT
- a CDS encoding enoyl-CoA hydratase, with protein sequence MSVQTARAPTPQPPILLQENVGSIRVLTLNRPAARNSLSEALIAELHGALKAIHDDNSVRAVVIAANGPAFSAGHDMKELTARRSDADRGRAYFGQIMNACSAMMQAVVHLPKPVVAAVQGIATAAGCQLVASCDLAVASEAAGFATPGVDIGLFCSTPMVALSRNVPRKQAMEMLLTGEPISAAVAKNIGLVNRVVAAGTERDAAIALAQKVALKSAYTVKLGKEAFYRQAEMSLADAYRYAAEVMTENMMARDAEEGIGAFIEKREPKWQDK
- a CDS encoding PaaI family thioesterase, which translates into the protein MAAAKMSVAELEKFLREEFPQAFSDGDITIESADGETCLLRRRYDERMLRPGGTVSGPTLMAMADFAMYVVLLSAIGPVGLAVTTNLNINFLRKGLPGQDVLAAARLLKLGKRLAVGEVNLLSGSSPDPIAHVTATYSIPNT
- the rplM gene encoding 50S ribosomal protein L13, which gives rise to MKTYSAKPAEVTKKWVLIDAKGLVVGRLATLVAMRLRGKHLPTYTPHVDCGDNVIIINAAHVVLTGRKRDNKVYYKHTGFIGGIKERTAKSILEGRFPERVVEKAIERMIPRGPLGRVQMGNLRVYPGAEHPHEAQQPEKVDIASMNRKNMRAA
- the rpsI gene encoding 30S ribosomal protein S9, with amino-acid sequence MSDTMQSLDQLASLKTAAPEAPKYVKKVDKYGRAYATGKRKDAVARVWIKPGAGKITVNTREVEIYFARPVLRMLIQQPLVAAARAGQYDVICTVAGGGLSGQAGAVRHGISKALTNFEPDLRGVLKKGGFLTRDSRTVERKKYGRAKARKSFQFSKR
- a CDS encoding GGDEF domain-containing protein translates to MSFDTSTLYLFATMVAGMLGAMLLLFGKQENIPALKWWGTAYLLGASSVAIWTIGGATLGEPLLLALHALGFVACGMVWNASRVFHGRKPNLPGLFLGATAWVGTVLALPSLNPAMRLIIGAAIVAIYAGLTASELWSERRRTMQKRWPTLVVPVMHGCVLALPILLGSLLRPHDESFTSSIWVTAFSIELILYAIGTVFVIFMLVSDRAVTVHKTAASVDPLSGMLNRRGFSEACNRVIEREAAAGRPVTVMIFDIDHFKSINDRFGHPAGDEILKLFSTVVISNLRISDLSGRIGGEEFAALLACPLEEGVIVAERVREAFEASNIVCEEGPVDTTVSIGVAGGPAGTELEVLLAAADTALYQAKRTGRNRVEAAEELPLSLEKWRRKTAGRAASARQAPAAT